The Cryptomeria japonica chromosome 2, Sugi_1.0, whole genome shotgun sequence region TTTGTTTCTCTTATGAAACAAAATATTCCAAATCTTATTTCAATCCATTGCATAGCTCATCGTGAGTCACTATTAGCAACAAATGCTTCTAAAAAGGAATTATTATTTGTTGAAAAAATAGCAAATAAAGTGCATTCATGGATCCAAAATTCACCAAAGAGAAATAATGAGTTGAATGAATTACTTAGAGTTATGGAAattgatgttttgaatgttttgcagATCCACACAATTAGATGGTTATCTAGAGGAGAAGTCATAATAAGTCTTGTGAAGCTTATGCCAGCCATTTTAACTTTGTGGAAAAAAGATAAGAAGTGTTCAACATTATATGAAAAGACAAGGATTTATTCTGTTCAATTTTGTTTGCATATGCTTGCTGATGTTTTGGGtgaactaaataaattgaataagatTTTTCAAGAAGAAAATGTAGACATTACTGTTATTGGTTTGGCTCTTGATGAAGTAATAGGAAATTTATATAGATGGTTTTTGAGGAAAGGTACATTTGCAGAAGGTACAACTTATCTTTCAAAATTCTTGATTGATTCTCAATTTGGGTGTATTGAAGTCAAAGAAGATGGTGTCACTGATAAACATGAATTTCTATACGTCCCTATTCTAATTGAGGAATTTCAGTCTAGTGATTTAGGGAAGCATTCCATGCAACCTCGTATTGAAGGAACAAAACAAAGTTGTCAACTCTTGACAGAAGGCTATATCCAATCTCTCATTGAATCTTTAAATGAAAGATCTCCAGATCTTCCTCTATTTAATGCAGCAAAACTCTTCAGCCCTTCTTATTatccatcagatcatcaaactcaAGATAATGTCTCAGAGCGTTGGCTTGATAAGCTTCTCCAACATTTACAACACACTACAAATAATGTATCCATATTTGATGTGAATGGTTGCAAAAGAGAGTTAAACTCTTTTGTTGACTCATTGCATTCAAGTTGTGAGGGTTTTAAGATGAAAGATGCATGGAGAGTCTTTGGTAACACAAAATATTGGCATAGAAGCTATCCTCATATGATGAAGTTATGGCAAGTTGTTCTTACTATTCCTGCAAGTACTGTTGATTGTGAAAGAGGGTTTTCAAAACAAAACATCATCAAAGATGTTAGAAAGTCAAAGCTAGCTTTGGATACATTGGATGCATTGATGAGGGTATCCTTAAATAGGTCTAAAATAAATGATGTAAATTAGAATGAAGTATATCATATATGGAAGAATACAAAGTCAAGAATAGATCTTGACCTTTGATATCATTTGTTTTGTATTTCTCAatttcaaattaataaaataaaaaaaattctctctTTCATTTCTGATTATTACATGTTTTACTTGTTAGTAGCATTTTTTAAGTTATAATCTCtattaaaaataattaactaatttcaataatatataataatatacttTAAATTAATAGCAAAATTATTTGCACattgatatattaaaaaaaaatatctctctaattttgatatgtatcattgattaaattgattaaaaaatttaaatataaaaatttaatatttaattattaacaattttttttaaaaattgacacTTAAATTTTTTCTTAAAACGTAAAATGAATGGCATTACaatgactaaaccgtcataaaaaaACCATATGACAGGCAGGGttgaccgtcaaattccaggcctgatgctattgcatcaacacatgaaggacttatcctaacaatgttgcatcacctattgaaggtataatcctctacattcaagcatttatagaagaatttaaaaataaataaaatatcctcttataagaaaattaataaataaaatttattaattatctcctcacaaaaaaaggcagatttttgaagatgcatatcctattttttaa contains the following coding sequences:
- the LOC131027099 gene encoding uncharacterized protein LOC131027099; the encoded protein is MGIGGGCINLLRDALVTHEKSVIHKDAQARWINASEKKIKPIPDHILEVEDVNRERVITTLKTTYFVCQEDLSLSKYEKICKFLMDLRTPNMPKHQDYSTYTNRKGANDFLFCISKYLEQIQINEMLKSPFFSIMIDESTDQSLEQHLVVYAIYLTLEGHGAPISMFMKMMSVSDGKGKTIYDTINQLMNDRGISLTKLVAVSTDGASAMVGRENGFVSLMKQNIPNLISIHCIAHRESLLATNASKKELLFVEKIANKVHSWIQNSPKRNNELNELLRVMEIDVLNVLQIHTIRWLSRGEVIISLVKLMPAILTLWKKDKKCSTLYEKTRIYSVQFCLHMLADVLGELNKLNKIFQEENVDITVIGLALDEVIGNLYRWFLRKGTFAEGTTYLSKFLIDSQFGCIEVKEDGVTDKHEFLYVPILIEEFQSSDLGKHSMQPRIEGTKQSCQLLTEGYIQSLIESLNERSPDLPLFNAAKLFSPSYYPSDHQTQDNVSERWLDKLLQHLQHTTNNVSIFDVNGCKRELNSFVDSLHSSCEGFKMKDAWRVFGNTKYWHRSYPHMMKLWQVVLTIPASTVDCERGFSKQNIIKDVRKSKLALDTLDALMRVSLNRSKINDVN